The Sinomonas sp. P10A9 genome includes a window with the following:
- a CDS encoding glycosyltransferase family 39 protein has translation MISLALLIPGFWRPSLWTDEAATASAVRREWPELFFMLGKVDLVHGFYYVLVKSWTDVAGVNEITLRLPSVVGGAGAIALVVILVRRWAGPRAGLTAGLILALLPRFEFAATDARSYAMTITAVLAALYYVDLLRETLRRSYAFVFGIASTVAVALSFYCVLLVVAVLAVVPLDQRLRRRWRTLVLAAAPSMIVAAWIAVLASGQKFQIAWIPPIDGNVALEVLFAQWFGDATMWTGQGLIPQPSWAEMPAMFVMAFVILPLAAVAIVTRSNTYPVRLAIACILAPIVLLLIASALLGGSYYLPRYVTFTAPAIVVLAVFGIQELGRRGRGARRLVAAIAVLGLVIPGLASLAGQRSQYGRAPDDDFRFVADIMQQYSRPGEAFAVEAGEDLFIAAYPVPFRGRLDITRGISAEEWGLIFNQRFPLESRLDAVMKQSVIWSIHPVSKPEEENILRSRGWVEAARWTGTGHEIVRFVRS, from the coding sequence TTGATTTCCCTTGCCCTGCTCATCCCTGGCTTCTGGCGTCCAAGCCTGTGGACCGACGAGGCGGCGACAGCGAGTGCCGTTCGTCGAGAATGGCCGGAGCTGTTTTTCATGCTGGGCAAGGTTGACCTCGTTCACGGCTTCTACTACGTGCTGGTGAAGAGCTGGACGGACGTCGCAGGGGTCAACGAGATCACGCTTCGGCTGCCCAGCGTTGTGGGGGGCGCGGGGGCGATAGCGCTGGTCGTCATACTCGTGAGGCGGTGGGCGGGCCCCCGAGCGGGATTGACGGCGGGTTTGATACTTGCACTACTTCCAAGATTCGAGTTCGCCGCAACCGACGCCCGCTCCTATGCAATGACTATCACCGCGGTCCTCGCTGCGTTGTATTATGTCGACCTGCTGCGGGAAACGCTTCGCAGGAGTTACGCATTCGTGTTCGGGATTGCCTCGACAGTGGCAGTCGCGCTTTCTTTCTACTGTGTACTGCTCGTCGTGGCCGTGTTGGCCGTCGTACCCCTTGACCAGCGACTGCGCAGGCGCTGGCGAACCCTCGTTTTAGCAGCAGCGCCATCGATGATCGTTGCCGCTTGGATCGCTGTGCTGGCCTCCGGACAGAAGTTCCAGATCGCTTGGATTCCGCCCATTGATGGCAACGTCGCCCTCGAAGTGCTCTTTGCACAATGGTTCGGTGACGCGACAATGTGGACTGGCCAGGGCCTCATCCCGCAGCCATCGTGGGCCGAGATGCCAGCGATGTTCGTGATGGCCTTCGTGATCCTGCCGCTCGCCGCGGTGGCCATCGTGACGCGATCGAATACCTACCCCGTTAGGCTCGCGATCGCGTGCATCCTCGCGCCCATTGTCTTGCTGTTGATCGCTTCGGCGTTGCTCGGCGGTTCTTACTACTTGCCCAGATATGTCACGTTCACCGCGCCCGCCATTGTTGTCCTAGCCGTCTTTGGCATTCAGGAGTTGGGGCGGAGAGGCCGTGGCGCACGGCGTCTCGTCGCCGCCATCGCGGTGCTTGGGCTGGTCATCCCTGGATTAGCATCTCTGGCCGGCCAGCGATCCCAGTATGGTCGAGCGCCAGACGACGATTTCAGGTTCGTTGCCGATATCATGCAGCAGTACTCGCGCCCGGGCGAGGCGTTCGCCGTCGAGGCTGGCGAAGACTTGTTCATCGCAGCCTATCCCGTGCCCTTTAGAGGACGTCTGGACATTACTCGAGGAATCAGCGCGGAGGAATGGGGTCTCATCTTCAATCAAAGGTTCCCATTGGAGAGCCGATTGGATGCAGTCATGAAACAATCTGTGATCTGGAGCATCCATCCAGTCTCCAAGCCGGAGGAAGAGAATATCCTGCGGTCGCGGGGATGGGTCGAGGCAGCTCGGTGGACCGGGACGGGTCACGAGATTGTAAGGTTCGTCAGATCATGA
- a CDS encoding ABC transporter permease, which produces MSVEQPEEGLSHPGRGRGLRDVYANRFLLKLLVRKEIKVRYRGSALGILWSYMKPGLQFIVFYVALGLFLNVQGSTPNYPIYLFAGIVLVNFFTEALGNATRSIVGNRDLIRKIYLPRELFPVASVWVSAVHFLPQVVILLAVCLFFGWVPTVWSVLALVGAFAMVAVLAVGLGLLFGAVNVYFRDSENLVDLLIMMVTWASPVLYLWSQVQHVLGPWFNVYQLNPMTVGVEIFHWAFWRPTLDGDQLSASAAAEVPGLFALWLPLTAAVTVLVLFIGQATFARLSTRFAQEL; this is translated from the coding sequence ATGTCCGTTGAGCAGCCCGAGGAGGGGCTTTCCCACCCGGGGCGCGGTCGAGGTCTGCGGGATGTCTACGCCAACAGGTTCCTGCTCAAGCTCTTGGTGCGCAAGGAGATCAAGGTCCGCTACCGCGGATCGGCGTTGGGCATCCTGTGGTCCTATATGAAGCCGGGACTGCAGTTCATTGTCTTCTACGTGGCGCTCGGGCTGTTCCTCAACGTTCAGGGTTCCACCCCGAACTATCCGATCTACCTGTTCGCGGGCATCGTGCTCGTCAACTTCTTCACTGAGGCCCTCGGCAACGCGACCCGTTCTATCGTGGGCAACCGCGATCTTATCCGCAAGATCTACCTGCCGCGCGAGCTGTTCCCGGTGGCGAGCGTGTGGGTTTCTGCCGTCCACTTCCTGCCGCAGGTGGTCATCCTGTTGGCTGTCTGCCTGTTCTTCGGTTGGGTTCCCACGGTCTGGTCGGTGTTGGCGCTCGTCGGCGCGTTCGCGATGGTTGCGGTCCTCGCTGTGGGTCTCGGTCTCCTGTTCGGTGCCGTCAACGTCTACTTCCGTGACTCTGAGAACCTTGTTGACCTGCTCATCATGATGGTCACGTGGGCCTCACCGGTCCTATACCTGTGGAGCCAGGTGCAGCATGTCCTCGGGCCCTGGTTCAATGTCTACCAGCTGAACCCGATGACAGTGGGGGTCGAAATCTTTCATTGGGCCTTCTGGCGCCCAACCCTCGACGGCGATCAGCTGTCCGCCTCAGCCGCCGCCGAGGTACCGGGGCTGTTCGCGCTCTGGCTTCCGCTCACCGCGGCCGTCACGGTCTTGGTCCTCTTCATCGGACAGGCGACGTTCGCTCGCTTGTCCACTCGGTTCGCGCAGGAGCTGTGA
- a CDS encoding acyltransferase family protein — protein MSVSGRYFRSPNTSSGTKPSASVKELRKDIQGLRAIAVGLVVLNHLWPGRVTGGYVGVDVFFVISGYLITNHLLSELNRRGSINFGRFYARRARRLLPAALLVSLVSLGLAFAFLPFDRWSSIGSETIGAAFYFENWLLAVKSVNYSAHNQMASTVQHYWSLSVEEQFYIVWPFLLLGLFWLSTRFRLKAGRVLLAGMILIGLGSLIFCIAYTAVDPSPAYFVTQGRVWEFATGAVIGIVSVAVSSHAVFEDRSKLLRGVLQAVGLLLILLPAATYNDHTPFPGTFALVPVIGTAVIIAVGPGRPTWSPLRIFEIRPIQYLGDVSYSLYLWHWPLIILAPAVMGRELSNTTRVAVALAAFLLAALSKHFIEDPCRKVVFANWPVRRVLWGTLVGAAAVGLMSLSVIAGASTAQKAEADRAAAIASETCFGAGSLIHPSECRVPFGSPRVVNVGDNEAPWFDSPECKGDPDPLMAADQKVLTRCDFTGGRAPTGRAWLVGDSHAEQWKVAVHELARKEGWLLSESLVGGCPIVDAKRVGFMGMPSNSPIVQSKCLGWSSALTERISAEKPNVIFVSGFGAGEQIDDGTGRLQLDQYASAVQRRFSQWVNGGAKVVVLRDTPLTLDRSTPECISLNSSEPLKCANLKADALVEDPIAAGAKSMDQGRVQVIDLSNYFCPDDNCYAVIGGVHVFFDKDHVTRTYVKTLIPELISRYESLPLS, from the coding sequence ATGTCCGTGAGCGGTAGATATTTTCGGTCTCCGAACACCTCATCGGGCACGAAGCCCTCCGCTTCGGTCAAGGAATTGCGAAAAGACATTCAGGGGCTACGCGCAATTGCTGTCGGCCTGGTAGTGCTAAATCATCTCTGGCCGGGGCGGGTGACCGGTGGGTATGTCGGTGTCGATGTATTCTTCGTCATTTCTGGTTACCTTATCACCAACCACCTTCTCTCCGAACTCAATCGCCGCGGCTCGATTAACTTCGGACGGTTCTACGCGAGGCGTGCACGGAGGCTGCTCCCCGCCGCGCTCCTTGTCTCGCTCGTCTCCCTCGGTCTGGCGTTCGCTTTCCTTCCCTTCGACAGATGGTCGTCGATCGGCTCCGAGACGATTGGGGCGGCGTTCTACTTTGAAAACTGGCTGCTTGCGGTCAAATCGGTCAACTATTCAGCGCACAACCAGATGGCGTCCACCGTGCAGCACTATTGGTCGTTATCGGTGGAAGAGCAGTTCTATATTGTCTGGCCATTCCTTCTCCTCGGACTTTTCTGGCTTTCAACGAGGTTCCGCCTCAAGGCCGGTCGAGTGCTTCTGGCTGGAATGATTTTAATCGGCCTCGGGTCGCTCATATTTTGCATCGCCTACACAGCAGTTGATCCCAGTCCCGCCTACTTTGTCACGCAGGGGAGGGTGTGGGAATTCGCCACGGGCGCAGTCATCGGAATTGTGAGCGTCGCGGTGAGTTCTCATGCTGTCTTTGAAGACCGTTCAAAGCTGTTGCGGGGTGTGCTCCAGGCGGTCGGTCTGCTTCTTATTCTGCTGCCGGCTGCGACGTACAATGATCATACGCCGTTTCCAGGCACGTTTGCCCTCGTTCCGGTCATCGGCACGGCGGTGATTATCGCCGTCGGGCCCGGTCGGCCCACGTGGTCTCCGTTGCGAATATTTGAAATCCGGCCGATCCAGTATCTCGGTGACGTCTCGTATTCACTGTACCTTTGGCACTGGCCCCTGATCATATTGGCTCCGGCGGTCATGGGGCGAGAACTCTCGAATACTACCCGTGTCGCTGTGGCGCTTGCCGCGTTCTTGTTGGCAGCTCTCTCGAAGCATTTCATCGAAGATCCTTGTCGAAAGGTAGTCTTCGCCAACTGGCCTGTAAGGCGGGTGCTGTGGGGTACGCTCGTGGGGGCCGCTGCAGTCGGCCTGATGTCGCTCTCAGTAATCGCCGGTGCCAGCACGGCCCAGAAGGCCGAGGCGGACAGGGCGGCGGCGATAGCGTCGGAGACGTGCTTCGGCGCGGGCAGCTTGATACATCCGAGCGAATGCCGCGTACCCTTTGGCTCGCCCCGCGTGGTCAACGTCGGTGATAATGAAGCCCCGTGGTTCGATAGCCCCGAGTGTAAAGGCGACCCGGATCCGCTCATGGCCGCTGATCAGAAGGTTCTGACGCGGTGTGATTTCACTGGCGGAAGGGCACCCACAGGACGCGCTTGGCTCGTCGGAGATTCACACGCAGAGCAGTGGAAAGTGGCAGTACACGAGCTCGCGCGCAAGGAAGGATGGCTTCTTTCGGAGAGTCTCGTGGGTGGGTGTCCGATCGTGGACGCCAAGCGCGTAGGTTTCATGGGAATGCCGTCCAACAGTCCGATCGTTCAGTCGAAATGCCTCGGGTGGAGCTCAGCCCTGACGGAACGTATCTCAGCGGAAAAGCCTAACGTGATTTTCGTTTCAGGTTTTGGAGCTGGCGAACAGATTGACGACGGCACGGGCAGGTTGCAGCTTGATCAGTATGCGAGCGCCGTTCAACGTAGATTTAGCCAATGGGTTAATGGCGGCGCGAAAGTTGTTGTGCTGCGGGACACGCCCCTAACGCTTGACCGTTCGACTCCCGAGTGCATTTCCCTGAACTCCTCCGAGCCGCTGAAGTGCGCAAACCTCAAGGCGGATGCGCTCGTGGAGGACCCGATTGCCGCTGGCGCCAAGTCCATGGACCAGGGCCGTGTCCAGGTGATCGACCTCTCGAACTACTTCTGCCCAGACGACAATTGCTATGCGGTCATCGGTGGGGTACACGTCTTCTTCGACAAGGACCACGTGACTCGAACCTACGTGAAGACCCTCATACCGGAATTGATCTCCCGGTACGAGTCCCTCCCGCTGAGCTGA
- a CDS encoding ABC transporter substrate-binding protein, with the protein MPEEVTGRAGRLRRRSFLVGAAALPFLLTGCLDKSSALQASPAESGAFPVEIPHVFGMTRISSAPKRVAVLGSSSADVCAGLGILPVGYSLAPERGQGTAPWLTDAVGKMNAILPPAYVEDQGLPTTELTAARPDLILAVNAKFTRDEYHKLSGIAPTVAWPARPADTDWRTLTRVVGKSLGRAQAAEDLVNRVDSEIVAAAGAYTGLQGSSVLCIGARSAPGSGFEVYLEDSNPMRVLKDFGLKPADSLVNIVAQGKPADPGFGPKVVLWDSARAAELRADIVVVAVQPGERLDILNNGVLGSIPAARRESIVVIGADTDMYALTAASPASVEWTLKTLLPELARSAYRAKGGK; encoded by the coding sequence ATGCCGGAGGAAGTAACTGGCAGAGCGGGCAGGCTGAGGAGGAGAAGCTTCCTCGTCGGGGCGGCTGCGCTCCCGTTCCTCCTTACGGGTTGCCTCGACAAGTCTTCTGCGCTTCAGGCCAGCCCCGCTGAGAGTGGTGCCTTTCCAGTTGAGATTCCGCACGTATTCGGAATGACGCGCATCAGTTCAGCGCCAAAGCGCGTCGCGGTGCTCGGCTCCTCCAGCGCCGATGTGTGCGCGGGTCTCGGAATCCTGCCAGTGGGGTATTCGCTCGCCCCAGAGCGTGGGCAGGGGACCGCACCTTGGCTAACTGACGCGGTAGGCAAGATGAACGCTATTCTGCCCCCGGCCTACGTTGAGGATCAAGGACTTCCAACGACTGAGCTGACTGCCGCGCGTCCGGACCTTATTTTGGCAGTTAATGCCAAGTTCACGCGGGATGAGTACCACAAGCTCAGCGGGATTGCACCGACCGTTGCCTGGCCCGCGCGGCCAGCGGACACCGATTGGCGCACGCTCACGCGCGTGGTCGGAAAGTCTCTTGGTCGGGCACAGGCGGCAGAGGACCTGGTGAATCGGGTCGATTCCGAAATCGTGGCGGCTGCGGGCGCCTATACGGGTCTCCAAGGATCCTCGGTGCTGTGCATCGGTGCGCGATCGGCGCCAGGGTCAGGATTTGAGGTCTACCTGGAAGATTCGAATCCAATGCGAGTGTTGAAGGACTTTGGTCTGAAGCCTGCTGATTCATTGGTGAACATTGTCGCACAGGGGAAACCGGCAGACCCTGGCTTCGGGCCTAAGGTCGTTCTGTGGGATTCGGCCAGGGCCGCAGAACTGCGTGCAGATATTGTCGTGGTGGCCGTGCAGCCGGGGGAGCGGTTGGACATTCTCAACAACGGCGTGCTTGGCTCTATCCCAGCAGCCCGTCGTGAATCGATCGTGGTTATCGGCGCTGACACGGACATGTACGCGCTGACCGCAGCGTCACCGGCGTCTGTTGAGTGGACGCTTAAGACCCTCCTTCCGGAGCTCGCACGAAGTGCTTACCGTGCGAAGGGTGGCAAGTGA
- a CDS encoding ABC transporter ATP-binding protein, with protein sequence MAEHAVTTKTAITVEDVRKEFVLRHTRSLKEALMWVVRGRRGDISKKFDALKSVSFQVEEGETVALVGLNGSGKSTLLKLISGVLQPDSGSVRTRGRVAGLIEVGAGFHHDLSGRDNVYLNGAILGMSEQQIDEKFDSIAEFSEIGEFIDTEVKFYSSGMYLRLAFSIAVHTDPEVFLIDEILAVGDEPFQRKCIAKIKELARAGKTLFVVSHDLDLVSTICERGILLEHGRVVMDGEVHNVVSELRRRSSSAEH encoded by the coding sequence ATGGCTGAGCACGCAGTGACGACGAAGACGGCGATCACGGTCGAGGACGTCCGCAAGGAATTCGTCCTCCGGCACACCCGATCGCTCAAAGAGGCACTCATGTGGGTTGTGCGCGGCCGGCGCGGAGACATCTCCAAGAAGTTCGATGCGCTCAAGAGTGTATCTTTTCAAGTCGAGGAGGGGGAGACTGTAGCGCTCGTGGGGCTCAACGGCTCCGGGAAGTCGACGCTTCTCAAGCTTATCTCCGGCGTCCTCCAGCCTGACTCCGGGTCGGTGCGCACTCGTGGTCGCGTGGCCGGACTCATCGAGGTAGGGGCGGGCTTCCATCACGACCTGAGCGGCCGCGACAACGTCTACCTCAACGGTGCCATCCTCGGTATGAGCGAGCAGCAGATCGATGAGAAGTTCGACTCTATAGCCGAGTTCTCTGAGATCGGGGAGTTCATCGACACCGAGGTCAAGTTCTACTCGTCCGGTATGTATCTGCGCCTCGCGTTCAGTATCGCTGTGCACACCGACCCGGAGGTCTTCCTCATTGATGAGATCCTCGCAGTCGGCGACGAGCCGTTCCAGAGGAAGTGCATTGCGAAAATCAAGGAACTCGCCCGCGCGGGCAAGACGCTCTTTGTGGTGAGCCACGACCTCGATCTCGTTTCAACCATCTGCGAGCGCGGCATACTGCTCGAGCACGGACGGGTCGTCATGGACGGCGAAGTCCACAATGTAGTGTCCGAGCTGCGGCGGCGCAGCAGCAGTGCGGAACACTAA
- a CDS encoding ISL3 family transposase: MIEPTSGQPCAATVIFNLPEYRVLSTAVTALGVRRITVESTGVPGCPVCGVVSARVKDRRLQRLRDVPVAGAAVVLWRKRRWFCDEQAWPRGSFTETTDEVPRRARSTRRLLHALVDAVPLSGRAALEAARPHSVSWWLVQSALAMAAATLPDVDMLAPKRLGIDEHRYRSVRWFRETEGSPWVRIEPWMTTIVDLDTGRVLGIVDGRDSAGVGDWLFARPLPWRLGVEVVAIDPSAAVRKALRMWLPRTAVSVDAFHLVQLANNAVTDARQRLSQEIRGRRGRAVDLGWANRRLLLRAAETLSERARARLRMVFDSDDPSGQLRASWEAKEQLRTLLVSGSLEEACDHLRILEGLVEAAPTPESKRLLRTVKRWWNEIEVLITTGATTAKVEANNTAIKNIKRTGRGFRNPENYRSRILLRSAAQTAA, encoded by the coding sequence TTGATCGAGCCTACGTCGGGGCAGCCCTGTGCTGCCACCGTGATCTTCAACCTGCCCGAATACCGCGTCCTCTCCACTGCCGTCACCGCACTGGGCGTCCGCCGGATCACTGTGGAGTCCACCGGGGTGCCGGGCTGCCCGGTGTGTGGGGTCGTCTCGGCCCGTGTGAAGGACCGGCGCCTGCAGCGGCTGCGCGACGTCCCCGTGGCCGGTGCCGCCGTGGTGCTGTGGCGCAAGCGGCGCTGGTTCTGCGACGAGCAGGCCTGGCCGCGCGGGTCATTCACCGAGACCACCGATGAGGTGCCCAGGCGGGCCAGGTCCACGCGCCGGCTCCTGCATGCCCTCGTGGACGCGGTGCCCCTCTCCGGCCGCGCCGCACTCGAGGCCGCCCGGCCCCACAGCGTCTCGTGGTGGCTCGTGCAGTCAGCGCTGGCCATGGCCGCGGCGACGCTGCCGGATGTGGACATGCTCGCGCCGAAGCGGCTCGGGATCGACGAGCACCGCTACCGCTCCGTGCGCTGGTTCCGCGAGACCGAGGGCTCCCCGTGGGTGCGGATTGAGCCGTGGATGACCACGATCGTGGATCTGGACACCGGCCGGGTCCTGGGCATCGTGGACGGCCGGGACAGCGCCGGAGTCGGGGACTGGCTGTTCGCCCGGCCCCTTCCCTGGCGGCTCGGGGTCGAGGTCGTGGCGATCGATCCCTCGGCAGCGGTCCGCAAGGCGCTGCGGATGTGGCTGCCCCGCACCGCGGTCTCGGTCGACGCATTCCACCTCGTCCAGCTGGCGAACAACGCGGTGACCGACGCCAGGCAGCGGCTGAGCCAAGAGATCAGGGGACGCCGCGGGCGGGCCGTCGATCTCGGTTGGGCGAACCGGCGCCTGCTCCTGCGCGCCGCCGAGACTCTCTCCGAGCGGGCCCGTGCCCGCCTGCGAATGGTCTTCGACTCCGACGACCCCAGCGGCCAGCTCCGCGCGTCGTGGGAGGCCAAGGAACAGCTCCGCACCCTCCTGGTCTCGGGGTCTCTCGAGGAGGCGTGCGACCACCTCCGGATCCTCGAAGGCCTCGTCGAGGCAGCACCGACACCCGAGAGCAAGCGGTTGCTGCGGACCGTGAAGCGGTGGTGGAACGAGATCGAAGTCCTGATCACCACCGGGGCCACGACCGCCAAGGTCGAGGCGAACAACACCGCGATCAAGAACATCAAGCGCACCGGCCGAGGCTTCCGCAACCCGGAGAACTACCGGTCGCGTATCCTGCTCAGGAGCGCCGCCCAGACAGCAGCGTGA
- a CDS encoding DUF6541 family protein: protein MTWWQTVPYFAATLLLTLGPGAGLLAMAGIRGLSLAALSAPVSFTVVSCLGVAAPWFGLPFFPSTYLLASLALVALTGVVRIILARRNGGSWFGRLAFVATSGKIATSDLGRITPRLALPVALLLSGGVIAYRYLVGFGDPSNFSQTFDNVYHLNAIRRIVDTQNGSSLTIGNLTDASQGFYPAAMHDMIALVVHFTGASIPIAVNLTTIAIGAVIWPLSCLFLVARVVGYRAVPILITGAFASGFSSFPYLMVAFGVLYPNHLAIALLPAALGLALEALRVAKARTEQPWGAWVLLVVCLPGLSLAHPSTTIALLAFALPALLFRLVAEVAKYRRRETSGRKALWWAFGTAGYVGAVLVVWIKLRPSLSAAPWGPFQTNARAIGEVVANAPMGTTITWIMTPATVLGLYILARHVRKMWWILGMYVVGAVLYIIASSWSLGGFRTFMVGVWYNDSFRLAALLPVVTLPVAVFGAEWVVWRVRALLVTLRHSEQLHGWLTAFRNAPGWLTSTAPVWLLIVFFCAGSQGGTLSNVQSRLDDVFALKDTSALITPDKLAIIEKAKELIPAGDSVVANPYMGGALVYALADRQAVAPHIFGTRNPTEEIVLDHWDEASYNTQVCPAIRELRAYWALDFGTQTVIPTDSPNLGVNDLTTNLAPGVEVKAQVGNARLFRVTVCS from the coding sequence ATGACCTGGTGGCAGACCGTCCCGTACTTCGCAGCGACGCTTCTGCTCACGCTCGGCCCGGGGGCAGGCCTGTTAGCGATGGCCGGGATTCGGGGCCTCAGCCTCGCAGCGCTGTCGGCCCCGGTTTCGTTTACCGTGGTCAGCTGCCTCGGCGTGGCGGCCCCCTGGTTCGGCCTTCCCTTCTTTCCCTCGACCTATCTTCTGGCGAGCCTCGCCCTCGTCGCGCTGACCGGCGTGGTGCGGATCATCCTTGCACGTCGCAATGGCGGATCGTGGTTCGGCCGGCTGGCCTTCGTCGCCACGAGTGGGAAAATAGCGACAAGCGATCTCGGTCGTATCACCCCGAGGTTGGCCCTCCCCGTCGCGCTGCTACTCTCCGGCGGGGTCATCGCGTACCGCTACTTAGTGGGCTTCGGTGACCCCTCGAATTTCTCCCAGACGTTTGACAACGTCTACCATCTAAACGCCATTCGTCGGATTGTTGACACCCAGAACGGGTCTTCCCTGACGATCGGAAACCTGACCGACGCGTCTCAAGGCTTCTATCCGGCGGCTATGCACGACATGATAGCTCTCGTCGTTCACTTCACTGGTGCAAGCATTCCGATAGCCGTGAACCTGACGACCATCGCGATCGGGGCCGTCATTTGGCCTCTCTCGTGTCTGTTCCTCGTCGCGCGGGTCGTGGGCTACCGCGCCGTTCCCATCCTCATCACCGGGGCGTTCGCCTCCGGGTTCAGCTCATTCCCATATCTCATGGTGGCATTTGGGGTGCTGTACCCGAACCACCTGGCAATCGCGCTCCTGCCGGCCGCTCTAGGGCTCGCGCTTGAGGCTCTAAGGGTCGCAAAAGCCCGCACCGAGCAGCCGTGGGGCGCTTGGGTACTCCTTGTGGTTTGCCTTCCAGGACTCTCCTTGGCGCACCCGAGCACCACGATCGCTCTGCTCGCTTTCGCCCTTCCGGCACTGCTCTTCAGACTCGTCGCAGAAGTCGCGAAGTATCGACGTCGCGAAACCTCCGGCAGGAAGGCTCTGTGGTGGGCATTCGGCACTGCGGGCTACGTGGGGGCTGTCCTCGTTGTCTGGATCAAGCTCCGGCCCAGCCTTAGCGCAGCGCCTTGGGGCCCCTTCCAGACAAATGCCCGCGCTATCGGCGAAGTCGTCGCCAACGCTCCCATGGGCACCACCATCACATGGATCATGACCCCAGCCACGGTTCTCGGGCTGTACATCTTGGCTCGTCATGTCCGGAAGATGTGGTGGATCCTCGGGATGTATGTGGTGGGCGCTGTGCTGTACATCATCGCATCCAGCTGGAGCCTCGGCGGCTTTCGAACGTTCATGGTTGGAGTCTGGTATAACGACAGCTTCCGGCTCGCCGCCCTCCTCCCGGTGGTCACCCTACCCGTTGCAGTGTTTGGAGCTGAATGGGTCGTGTGGAGAGTCCGCGCCCTGCTAGTCACGCTGCGTCACAGTGAGCAACTTCACGGCTGGCTCACCGCGTTCCGAAACGCGCCAGGATGGTTGACCAGCACCGCGCCAGTGTGGCTTCTCATCGTATTCTTCTGCGCGGGCTCTCAGGGCGGGACACTGTCTAATGTCCAGAGCAGGCTCGATGACGTATTTGCCCTCAAGGACACATCGGCTCTGATTACACCGGACAAGCTCGCCATCATTGAAAAGGCCAAAGAGCTTATTCCCGCCGGGGATTCGGTCGTGGCCAACCCTTACATGGGCGGCGCGCTCGTCTACGCGCTTGCCGATCGCCAGGCGGTTGCGCCTCACATCTTTGGCACAAGAAATCCCACCGAGGAGATAGTGCTCGATCATTGGGACGAGGCAAGCTACAACACGCAAGTCTGTCCTGCGATCAGGGAGCTGCGGGCATACTGGGCGCTCGACTTCGGGACCCAGACCGTAATTCCCACCGACAGCCCGAACCTCGGGGTCAATGATCTCACCACTAATCTCGCTCCGGGAGTGGAAGTGAAGGCTCAGGTTGGGAACGCGCGGCTCTTCCGAGTGACAGTCTGCAGCTAG